The stretch of DNA CTGCGGCGGTCCGACCCGAGCAACGGCGAGACGTCGGTCTCCGCTTGCGACACGTCCACCTCCCGATGCTTCACGACGCGGGCGTCGTCGACTGGAACCGAGATTCGGATCTGATCGCGCTAACCCCGCTGCTGGAGCACCTGTCGGTTGCGATCCCGAATCCGGGCGACGTACTCGGTGTGTCGGTCACCGTTCGTCCGGAGCCGAACCACTGACGACTACCCGAATACCGTGTCCGACGATTCCCGAACGAAACCGCCGAGCGAACTCGTCGTCGAAGCGGTCGCGACGGAGCACGGGGTCGACCCGCTCGAACTCGAGTGCGTGCTGGCGGACGCGATCGACCCCACCGCTCTGGACGCGCTGTTCGAATCGACCGCGAGCCGGACGCGGATCTCGGGATTCGTCGAGTTCACCTACTGTAGTCACGAG from Natrinema salaciae encodes:
- a CDS encoding DUF7344 domain-containing protein, producing MVERLRIDQVGTSEFLDTIHALLANSARRNALRYLTTHREPVSVDRLAIELVAVEAGVDAAAVRPEQRRDVGLRLRHVHLPMLHDAGVVDWNRDSDLIALTPLLEHLSVAIPNPGDVLGVSVTVRPEPNH
- a CDS encoding HalOD1 output domain-containing protein; translation: MSDDSRTKPPSELVVEAVATEHGVDPLELECVLADAIDPTALDALFESTASRTRISGFVEFTYCSHEVTVRADGSVDVR